The Gossypium arboreum isolate Shixiya-1 chromosome 4, ASM2569848v2, whole genome shotgun sequence DNA segment TGCGAGTATAGAGTTTTATTGGGCTCCATTTCTCGTTGAATCCAATACTGAGGTGAATATCTTAGAACCGAAGAAGAGAATCATAAAAGTTGACTCAGTTTCCAAGCAGTCAAAAAACTGGGAAGGAGCTGATATCCTTGCCTTCAATACTTACGTTTGGTGGATGATTGGCCTTCGCCTCAAAACACTGTATGTAACTTCTCCGCTCTCCATTCCAAATAATTTCTTTCTGGGTTTAAGCTTCTGATTTTGAACATTACATGAACAGGTGGGGTTCGTTCGCAAATGGTGAAGAAGGTTATGCACAGCTGGATACACCGGTTGCCTACAAAATCGGTTTGAAGACATGGGCTAACTGGATCGATTCTACCATCAATCCCAACAAGACACGTGTTTTCTTCACTACCATGTCCTCTATACATTCCAAGTCTGCTTCTTCTCCTTCTTCTCTTTCTAATCTTGCTTTTTTAAGGTTAAATTACAGTTTTGATCTCTCTACTATGTTCAAATTTGTAATTTGGTCAATGTCTTTTAATTTGACATGATTTGATTTTCTCTACtcttataatgttattagttaaCATAAATAGTTAATAGCGTTTGCTATTTTGGTTAAAATATTGACTATTGACATGAATTTTTCTTAAAACATCATTCTAATAAGAAAACGAATTATGTTAGAATGATGAGTTGAAAGTAatgtttttaagaaaaaattcATGTCATCATTTTAGCCAAAATAGTTAATAATGTTAACTATTTAGATTAACTAatcatattataaaaatagaggAATAAATTATGtctaattaaaatatatagattAAATTCTAAAACTTAAATAAAGTAAAaggaccaaaattaaaatttaactttttaatATTACCTATTTTTACCAAATGTGCAGAAGCAAAGACTGGGACAAAAAGATGGACTGAAATTTAAACTaggatatatatatttaaaaacacctttctagaaaaatcatgttgatatttttaaaaatcaaatcagCATTTTAACTGAAATAATTAATAACTAACTAATGAGATTCTATAAGTAGATTatcaaattatatcaaattaaaatacatgaaCTAATTTCAAAATTGAACATAGTAGAGGGACCAAAATCAGAATTTGACATTTTCTCAACCCAGTGTATTTTTTTGCCAAATATAACCATGGGCATGAATGCTTTTATCGTGCAGGAGCAAAGACTGGGGCAGGGAAGATGGGCTTAAATGCTTCAACGAAACGAAGCCAGTGATGAAGAAGAAATTCTGGGGAAGCGGTTCCAACAAGGATATGATGAGCGTGGTGGCTGGTGTGATCAACAAAATGAAAGTCCCCGTTTCGGTTCTTAACATTACGCAGCTTTCAGAGTACAGGATCGATGCCCACTCATCCATTTATACCGAAACTGGGGGACGGCTTTTGAACGACGAGGAAAAAGCAGATCCAGGCCGTCATGCCGATTGCATCCATTGGTGCTTGCCTGGTGTTCCCGATACTTGGAATCAAATATTTTTAGCACATTTGtagatttttattttcattttttcacTCCACAGAAACCGAGAAGGGAATTAATCTGCTTGTTATGCGTTAATTCAAAGTTCTTTTGATTTGTATATTGCAAGTTGTATTCTTAAGCAAATTTTGTGCATACAAGATGTTGTTTCCTATCAAATTACAAGAAACAACAGCTGaatcatttcattttctttaatcATGATTTATTCGAATTTTGGGTTATTATCGCCGAATATCATTAAACCATAGTTTCTAAATTGGCCCCAAATTTCAAAGACTTCTAATATCCTTTTAAGTACTAATATTGTATCAATCAACTCCTTCAATGAACTTACTTATTAATTTAGGCTTTAAATGTGATTCAAATACGTTgcgtataatatttaaaatacatggttcaaattgtaaatatatatgtACTTATTTCGTGGATAacataagtatgaaatattaaaatgaaaaaaaaaagaagaagaagggtaaattacaccaacagtcactcaattttgggtagctgacaaaacagtcattctggtttcaattcaatcactcaactttagaaaaataacaaaacaatcaCTAACGTTATCAAAAAGTGACAAATTAGTCACCCATTAACTTTTTTCGTCACTGGCTTAACGGGACCGCTAACGTGgccagttaacttgccacgttggaCGAGGCAAAGTTGAGTGATTTTTTTTCGTCcttcattttctattttttaataaatggcccaatttttttactttttacgtAAATGACCCAATATGTTTATGCTTTTTCTTCTCCACCCCAACAATCTCTATTTTCAAATATAGTGATctgcttcttcttcttcactAACACAAATATgctcaactttaaaaaaaatgcagttttcattttccattttccaCGAAAGAGAGATGATGGTCAACATTaaacatcatcatcatccattaactactGTAGGTTTAGACCTTACATGGGTATAACCAACAAGATCCATTAACTGACAAATGAGTTTCCATTTCAATACAAACCATATGTACTCAACAAAACACTCACAATCAGATACTTACCAAACATCACCATGGTAGTAAACCGATAAAAAGTTTTAAGACAAAAggtaataaagaaaacaaaaatccCATAGAGAAAAAGAAATGGAAATAGCAACAATTGCATCGTTTTATCCCTAAACCATGGCAGATTCTAAGTCCAAAGCATCTAGtacaaagaagaagaaataaagatGACCTGAGAAGAGATTAGATGGTGCATTTGGCTGGATATGGCGAAGAAAAGCTCTCGACCGTTCTCACCACGGGAACCTTTCTTTGTGAAGCTTGCCTCACCGTCGTCACCGCGATCCAtgaccttttttttcttttctcgatTCCTGGCTCAGTCACAAATCTCaaattttttctcttcttctcatcctttttccttcttctttttcttcttcttttatcgCCTAGCCTAACTAGGGTTTTAATTTGGGGTCGTTTACATAGTAGGATGGCATGCCACTTTTCCGTTACGTTTATAACGAAAAATGGTTAAAAGgtctgttttgttatttttcaaaagttgagtgactgaattgAAACCAAAGTGACTATTTTGTCAGCTACCCTAAAGTTGAATGActattggtgtaatttacccccCAAAACAAACAACCCTCTTCAATTTATAGGCAtagtattttttttcaaaaatgttGATCAAAGTTGTTCATGTATACGTTTGTTTTATATGTACTCTATGTCAAATTTGAAATGACATTTATTGCCTAAATTTATGGGCAAGAC contains these protein-coding regions:
- the LOC108459506 gene encoding protein trichome birefringence-like 3; this translates as MMKGYRGKLPLSIITVTLCGFAFLALLYTERLSFLSSSSFLKSKSCARRTSAVVKAKDETAEKNLENPELDDRFEFDPEECDITRGKWVFNRSIKPLYTDRSCPYVDRQFSCVKNGRLDLDYRHWEWQPDDCYLPKFDPEVALEKLRGKRLVFAGDSLQRSQWESFVCMIEWTIPPQKKSMKRGKIRNVFKAKEYNASIEFYWAPFLVESNTEVNILEPKKRIIKVDSVSKQSKNWEGADILAFNTYVWWMIGLRLKTLWGSFANGEEGYAQLDTPVAYKIGLKTWANWIDSTINPNKTRVFFTTMSSIHSKSKDWGREDGLKCFNETKPVMKKKFWGSGSNKDMMSVVAGVINKMKVPVSVLNITQLSEYRIDAHSSIYTETGGRLLNDEEKADPGRHADCIHWCLPGVPDTWNQIFLAHL